In a genomic window of Pelecanus crispus isolate bPelCri1 chromosome 1, bPelCri1.pri, whole genome shotgun sequence:
- the VAMP1 gene encoding vesicle-associated membrane protein 1 isoform X2, with protein MSDPAQQPVPGAPEGGAPGGGPPGPPPNTSSNRRLQQTQARVEEVVDIMRVNVDKVLERDQKLSELDDRADALQAGASQFESSAAKLKRKYWWKNCKMMIMMGVICAIVVVVIVIHCL; from the exons AT GTCTGACCCAGCTCAGCAACCTGTTCCCGGGGCCCCAGAAGGGGGAGCCCCTGGTGGGGGCCCCCCCGGGCCACCCCCCAATACGAGCAGTAACCGTCGGCTGCAGCAGACGCAGGCCCGAGTGGAGGAG gtGGTTGATATAATGCGTGTAAATGTAGACAAGGTGTTGGAACGAGACCAGAAACTGTCAGAGCTAGATGACCGGGCAGATGCACTTCAGGCTGGTGCCTCACAATTTGAAAGTAGTGCAGCAAAACTCAAAAGGAAGTACTGGTGGAAGAACTGCAAG ATGATGATCATGATGGGAGTGATTTGTGCcattgtggtggtggtgattgTAA
- the VAMP1 gene encoding vesicle-associated membrane protein 1 isoform X3, with protein sequence MSDPAQQPVPGAPEGGAPGGGPPGPPPNTSSNRRLQQTQARVEEVVDIMRVNVDKVLERDQKLSELDDRADALQAGASQFESSAAKLKRKYWWKNCKMMIMMGVICAIVVVVIVSP encoded by the exons AT GTCTGACCCAGCTCAGCAACCTGTTCCCGGGGCCCCAGAAGGGGGAGCCCCTGGTGGGGGCCCCCCCGGGCCACCCCCCAATACGAGCAGTAACCGTCGGCTGCAGCAGACGCAGGCCCGAGTGGAGGAG gtGGTTGATATAATGCGTGTAAATGTAGACAAGGTGTTGGAACGAGACCAGAAACTGTCAGAGCTAGATGACCGGGCAGATGCACTTCAGGCTGGTGCCTCACAATTTGAAAGTAGTGCAGCAAAACTCAAAAGGAAGTACTGGTGGAAGAACTGCAAG ATGATGATCATGATGGGAGTGATTTGTGCcattgtggtggtggtgattgTAA
- the VAMP1 gene encoding vesicle-associated membrane protein 1 isoform X1: MSDPAQQPVPGAPEGGAPGGGPPGPPPNTSSNRRLQQTQARVEEVVDIMRVNVDKVLERDQKLSELDDRADALQAGASQFESSAAKLKRKYWWKNCKMMIMMGVICAIVVVVIVNGMLSEHGHFSYYKGEPT; the protein is encoded by the exons AT GTCTGACCCAGCTCAGCAACCTGTTCCCGGGGCCCCAGAAGGGGGAGCCCCTGGTGGGGGCCCCCCCGGGCCACCCCCCAATACGAGCAGTAACCGTCGGCTGCAGCAGACGCAGGCCCGAGTGGAGGAG gtGGTTGATATAATGCGTGTAAATGTAGACAAGGTGTTGGAACGAGACCAGAAACTGTCAGAGCTAGATGACCGGGCAGATGCACTTCAGGCTGGTGCCTCACAATTTGAAAGTAGTGCAGCAAAACTCAAAAGGAAGTACTGGTGGAAGAACTGCAAG ATGATGATCATGATGGGAGTGATTTGTGCcattgtggtggtggtgattgTAA ATGGCATGCTGTCTGAACATGGCCATTTCAGTTATTATAAAGGAGAGCCTACATGA